The genome window GAAGAATTGCCGTGTGGTTGCACCCACGCTTTGCTGCCGACAATTTTGCCCAGGCGTCACCGGGGCCGAACATCTCGGCGGCCAAAAGCAGGGTGCCGAGAGTTGTGGGAGTTGGGTAGATCCAGTACGTACTGCTGAAACAGCACCCCCAAAAGACTATACCGGCGCGATATTATTGACAAGGGCTCTACAATAGAGTTTATCACCACCAGATATATATCACGGCTGACAATTCCGTCGCTTTCGTCCGGTAGACAGATTTCTTTAACTCGGAGCTATCGGCCTCTTTTCGACATTCATCCGTTGCGGCCATACGTTGTGCAAATCGTTCATCACCGTTAGTCTCAAGATTGTCTACTGGATGGCAACTTTTTCTGCAACACACGACAAAATATCAAGCACCATGGAGCAGCCATATTTGCAGTACGGTCCCAGCCATAACAGCCACAACGAACTGAGCACCTACCCCGAAGCTGAGCCGCGAAGCATGGACTGCTCATACACTATGGAGCCTTCTTCTACCTACACCGGAGAATGGTTTCAGCCCACGTTGCATCCAGATTCCGTCGCCTCCATCTATCAGCCTTTGCCATATCTAGGCACGACCTCCGGCGCCATGTCACACTACGATCCCAACCATCTGGTCGAGGCCAGCAACACGCATATTCTCGCGCACTCAACACCACCAATGATGCAAGCAGCGGTGGCGTCGCCCAGCTGGGAGCTTTTGAGCTCCAGCGAGGGCTCTCAGAGCCCGGGAGAGGAACGCGAGGAGGAGGTCTGGGAGCCGGAAGACCTTCGTCGGATGGGTTATCTCGACGCCAGCGGCAACTGGCGCTGCAAGTTTGAGGGGTGTCGATCCTCACGCGTATTCATGCGTGCGTGCGACCTGAGGAAACACTTTCGTGGACACGACAAGTACTTCTTCTGCACGGAGAAGCCTTGTGCGAATGCCGGTGTGGGATTTGCGACTCGAAAAGACTATCAGCGACATATGGGCTCCCACAGGCCGACGATCAAGTGTCCCCATCAAGATTGTGGGAGAATTTTCAGTCGGAAAGACAATATGGTACGTTGCGCCCGCATTTACTTCGCGTTACATATTATTCAGTTCTCGAAAGTAAACTTTGTTTAAACACTTGGGCTAACACGACTTGCAGAGAGAACACTTCAAGAAAATTCACTTGCGGCTGCGAAACAATTTATTTCCTCGACCTTGCCGCCGGCCTCGTCGTGGTGAACGTTCAAAATCCCCTGTCCTGAAAGTCGAGACTGAGTAGCTTCGGATTTCATTCAGGTGGCGTCGAGAATTACCATCATATGAGACACTTGGAACTTAATTACCAGCAGGCCGCATGGTGTTTAGAGAATAAGGGTATAGCTAGTTGCGAAGTCGGTTTCGTGGTCCATCTTGGGGGCTGAGCACAGAGTTGcggtgttagtatccctattataaggtagttagttcgaaccgtagttaacgaagagattaattaaactatataaatatctacgtaataaatataaaaaagaggttctaactataaattaagctagttataataatcctaaataaggcccctaattagcccctatatagttagctatatactatagttaaattagacttttaatctaatactaactttttttttttattaatttacttattataattagaaatataattcgacctcgggtccgtttactaagtcgtctccttttaccccttttttttattttttttatataacctatccttttatttatatatcaacttttttattatttacgaattactttaaccccttattaaagattatttttatacaAGTATcggtaaggttattattattattaatctaacggatcttaagtattttgcgctttttatataattacttaaggattataatgtcgattataagcctcttttctttcgtcgtccctaatttaataaaatattcatataataaataagaatccgtataaataattattaaaatcggtaaaaagctaagtcaattagtaatcttccttagcgttattaaaattatataaaaaaggttaatattattaattatattataaacctctaatattaatatacttcttattacttacttatttttaattaataagtaataaattatattattatatataataaattcgctcttacttatactcttattaactaagataataatatactttaattataaaataaggttattattatttataaataatttattaataaaaaggtagagcttattaattataaggttaattaggtagtaaataaggcctcgatcgagatttatttattactacttaagttacttattaagtattttaacgttttatttagttagatttatagcctacgctaccttagcgtaattaaaaattacctcgggctaatatatatttataatatatacttctcgtacgaccttagctttatactacttcttaatattaattatatttaaattaacgaggttaatctttttaccctaccccttttattaaaaaataatagttttttttttaataataaaaatcttattattaaatattaagagagcgttcgttataaagacctcttttagcttcgttataaaccctgctttttaaagctctttatttttttttttataaagttgatattaaataagcttaatatattattagtttatattctaacgatcctaaattagttacttttatatttaaaaattagtaagtacgggttatatataaatataattattaataactaattaatataaaagtcgtagtatatagcttattaataagtacccgattttacgagcccatataatagcttaagtattttaataatcgtactttttaaatacttactaactatttcctttcgtaaataggctaggattttccttataagccctatagccgattaggtataggcctaggtaatattatagctctaaatctcgtatcccttcttctataataatatcattaatactattattaactatta of Colletotrichum lupini chromosome 8, complete sequence contains these proteins:
- a CDS encoding C2H2 type zinc finger domain-containing protein — encoded protein: MEQPYLQYGPSHNSHNELSTYPEAEPRSMDCSYTMEPSSTYTGEWFQPTLHPDSVASIYQPLPYLGTTSGAMSHYDPNHLVEASNTHILAHSTPPMMQAAVASPSWELLSSSEGSQSPGEEREEEVWEPEDLRRMGYLDASGNWRCKFEGCRSSRVFMRACDLRKHFRGHDKYFFCTEKPCANAGVGFATRKDYQRHMGSHRPTIKCPHQDCGRIFSRKDNMVRCARIYFALHIIQENTSRKFTCGCETIYFLDLAAGLVVVNVQNPLS